In the Pseudomonas sp. ADAK2 genome, one interval contains:
- a CDS encoding FdhF/YdeP family oxidoreductase, with translation MSQHNQADQKPVPRYKPYKGPAGGWGALASVARAWLTSDNALKNLRMMLKTNKNGGFDCPGCAWGDSNEAGMVAFCENGAKAVNWEATKRRVDGAFFAKHSVSSLLEQSDYWLEYQGRLTEPMSYDAETDRYKPISWEAAFALIAKHLQGLSSPNQAEFYTSGRASNEAAYLYQLFVRSFGTNNFPDCSNMCHEASGVALAQSVGVGKGTVTFDDFEHADAIFVWGQNPGTNHPRMLEPLREAVKRGAQVVCINPLKERGLERFQHPQHPIEMLTNGDKPTNTAYFRPALGGDMAIMRGMAKFLLQWERDAQKAGEPAVFDHDFLNEHSVNVLEYLGIVDDTPWEQIVKQSGLPLLEIEQAARMYAKGKNVIMCWAMGITQHRHSVATIQEIANLMLLRGNIGRPGAGLCPVRGHSNVQGDRTMGINERPPVAFLDSLERRFQFKVPRDNGHNVVEAIHAMADGRAKVFIGLGGNFAQATPDSPRTFQALSNCDLTVQISTKLNRSHLAHGKEALILPCLGRTDIDIQTEGPQAVTVEDSFSMVHASNGQLQALSNQMRSEPAIIAGIAAATLGSKPVDWNWLVADYDRIRDLIADTIPGFRDFNERVKHPGGFYLGNSAGARKWNTPSGRANFRANALPKDLVHERARATGVLPDLIMQSLRSHDQYNTTIYGLDDRYRGVKGQRDVLFVNEADIIRLGFKPGQKADIVSIWDDGRERRVKGFTLLAFDIPAGQAAAYYPEVNPLVPLESTGDGSHTPTSKFVAIRLEMASETGLIFAKSA, from the coding sequence GTGAGTCAACACAATCAAGCCGACCAGAAACCCGTTCCGCGTTACAAGCCTTACAAGGGTCCGGCCGGTGGTTGGGGCGCGCTGGCCAGCGTGGCCCGGGCCTGGTTGACCAGCGACAACGCGCTGAAAAACCTGCGCATGATGCTCAAGACCAACAAGAACGGCGGCTTTGACTGCCCCGGTTGCGCCTGGGGCGACTCCAATGAAGCCGGCATGGTGGCGTTCTGCGAGAACGGCGCCAAAGCGGTGAACTGGGAAGCGACCAAACGACGTGTCGATGGCGCGTTCTTCGCCAAGCACAGCGTAAGCTCGCTGCTGGAGCAAAGTGATTATTGGCTCGAGTACCAGGGCCGCTTGACCGAGCCAATGAGCTACGACGCTGAAACCGATCGCTACAAGCCGATCAGTTGGGAAGCCGCGTTCGCCTTGATCGCCAAGCATCTGCAGGGCCTGTCGAGCCCGAACCAGGCCGAGTTCTACACCTCGGGCCGGGCCAGCAACGAAGCGGCGTACCTCTATCAATTGTTCGTGCGTTCTTTCGGCACCAACAACTTCCCCGACTGCTCGAACATGTGCCACGAAGCCAGTGGCGTGGCGCTGGCACAGAGTGTTGGCGTTGGCAAAGGCACCGTGACTTTCGATGATTTCGAACACGCCGATGCGATTTTTGTCTGGGGCCAGAACCCTGGCACCAACCACCCGCGGATGCTCGAACCCCTGCGCGAAGCGGTAAAGCGCGGCGCTCAAGTGGTGTGCATCAACCCGCTGAAAGAACGTGGCCTGGAACGCTTCCAGCACCCACAGCACCCGATCGAAATGCTGACCAACGGCGACAAGCCGACCAACACTGCCTACTTCCGTCCGGCATTGGGCGGCGACATGGCGATCATGCGCGGCATGGCCAAGTTCCTGCTGCAATGGGAGCGCGATGCGCAGAAGGCCGGTGAGCCTGCGGTGTTCGACCACGACTTCCTCAATGAACATAGCGTCAACGTACTGGAATACCTGGGCATCGTCGACGACACGCCATGGGAGCAGATCGTCAAGCAGTCCGGCCTGCCCCTGCTGGAAATCGAACAAGCGGCGCGCATGTACGCCAAGGGCAAGAACGTCATCATGTGCTGGGCGATGGGCATTACCCAGCACCGTCATTCGGTGGCGACCATCCAGGAAATCGCCAACCTGATGCTGCTGCGCGGCAACATCGGCCGGCCGGGCGCCGGTCTGTGCCCGGTGCGTGGCCACAGTAACGTGCAGGGCGACCGGACCATGGGTATCAACGAACGTCCGCCCGTGGCGTTCCTCGACTCCCTGGAACGCCGTTTCCAGTTCAAGGTGCCGCGCGACAACGGCCACAACGTGGTCGAGGCGATTCACGCCATGGCCGACGGTCGCGCCAAAGTCTTCATCGGCCTGGGCGGCAACTTCGCCCAAGCCACCCCGGACAGCCCGCGCACCTTCCAGGCCCTGAGCAATTGCGACCTGACGGTTCAAATCAGCACCAAGCTCAACCGCAGTCACCTGGCCCACGGTAAAGAAGCGCTGATCCTGCCGTGCCTGGGCCGCACCGACATCGATATCCAGACCGAAGGCCCGCAAGCCGTCACCGTGGAAGACTCGTTCAGCATGGTCCACGCCTCCAACGGCCAGTTGCAGGCGCTGTCGAACCAGATGCGTTCGGAGCCGGCGATCATCGCCGGCATTGCCGCCGCGACCCTGGGCAGCAAACCGGTGGACTGGAACTGGCTGGTGGCCGACTACGACCGCATCCGCGACCTGATCGCCGACACCATTCCGGGATTCCGCGACTTCAACGAGCGGGTGAAACATCCGGGGGGTTTCTACCTTGGCAACAGTGCCGGCGCGCGCAAGTGGAACACGCCGTCGGGCCGGGCCAATTTCCGTGCGAACGCCTTGCCCAAAGACCTGGTGCACGAACGCGCGCGTGCCACGGGTGTGTTGCCGGACCTGATCATGCAATCGTTGCGCTCCCACGATCAGTACAACACCACGATTTATGGTCTTGATGACCGTTATCGCGGGGTGAAGGGTCAGCGGGATGTGTTGTTCGTGAACGAAGCGGACATCATTCGCCTGGGCTTCAAGCCGGGGCAGAAGGCTGACATCGTGTCGATCTGGGACGATGGCCGTGAGCGTCGGGTGAAAGGCTTCACGCTGCTGGCGTTTGATATTCCTGCGGGGCAGGCGGCGGCGTATTACCCGGAAGTGAATCCCTTGGTGCCGCTGGAAAGCACCGGGGATGGCAGCCACACGCCGACGTCGAAGTTTGTGGCGATCCGCTTGGAGATGGCGAGTGAGACAGGGTTGATTTTCGCGAAGTCGGCCTGA
- the fdhD gene encoding formate dehydrogenase accessory sulfurtransferase FdhD, whose amino-acid sequence MNAKRPASAAPALETPAPAASQTYSYSDLPCSESDSTALAEEVALAIAYNGISQAVMLITPTDLEDFIVGFSLGSGIIEDATDIYDLQLSGSGSAQYAQVTIANRAFWNLKQQRRQLAGTSGCGLCGVEAVEQALPDLKVLPGAPLPPAEWLDGLRQRIGAFQPLGQHCGAVHAAVFMNGQGELLMGREDIGRHNALDKLIGGLIRQNIPTTGGLAIVTSRCSLELIQKVLRAGIQTLVSLSSPTGLAVQWARRHNLNLIHLPQKSAPRVYSPALENQA is encoded by the coding sequence ATGAACGCCAAGCGCCCTGCAAGCGCGGCGCCCGCACTTGAAACGCCCGCGCCAGCCGCAAGCCAGACTTACAGTTACAGCGATCTTCCATGTAGTGAATCGGACAGCACCGCGCTGGCCGAGGAGGTCGCGTTGGCGATCGCCTATAACGGCATCAGCCAGGCTGTGATGCTGATTACCCCCACAGACCTGGAAGACTTCATCGTCGGCTTCAGCCTCGGTAGCGGCATCATCGAAGACGCCACCGACATTTATGACCTGCAACTCAGCGGCTCGGGGTCGGCGCAATACGCGCAAGTGACCATCGCCAACCGCGCCTTCTGGAACCTCAAGCAGCAACGTCGGCAACTGGCCGGCACCAGCGGTTGCGGGCTCTGCGGCGTGGAAGCGGTGGAGCAGGCGTTGCCCGACCTCAAAGTGCTGCCCGGCGCCCCGTTGCCGCCGGCCGAATGGCTCGACGGTTTGCGCCAACGCATCGGCGCATTTCAGCCGTTGGGCCAGCATTGCGGCGCGGTGCATGCAGCGGTGTTCATGAACGGCCAGGGCGAGTTGTTGATGGGTCGCGAAGACATCGGCCGGCACAACGCCCTCGACAAGCTGATCGGCGGCTTGATCCGGCAAAACATCCCGACCACCGGCGGCCTGGCGATTGTCACCAGCCGTTGCAGCCTCGAATTGATCCAGAAAGTGCTGCGCGCAGGGATTCAAACCCTGGTCAGCCTGTCGTCGCCCACCGGCCTTGCCGTGCAATGGGCCCGTCGTCACAACCTCAACCTCATCCACCTGCCGCAAAAAAGTGCGCCGCGGGTCTACAGCCCTGCGTTGGAGAATCAAGCGTGA
- a CDS encoding glycine zipper domain-containing protein has translation MKFSSILLLSLSLASGFASAGGTTEAGVGGALGGVLGSVVGQSLGGNTGSTIGAALGGAGGSAVGADKRSRGEAAIGGALGAAGGNVVGRSVGGSTGSLIGSAAGGGAGGALGNYMGNKSDEDDDRRSYRGRDDRRYYRDDHRGRGHAYGHRKHHKYYRHR, from the coding sequence ATGAAGTTCTCCTCGATTCTCTTGTTGTCCCTTAGCCTGGCCAGTGGCTTCGCTTCTGCCGGAGGCACCACCGAAGCAGGTGTGGGCGGCGCATTGGGCGGGGTTCTGGGCTCGGTCGTCGGTCAGTCACTAGGCGGCAATACAGGTTCCACCATCGGCGCGGCCCTGGGCGGCGCGGGTGGTAGTGCCGTCGGCGCAGACAAACGCAGCCGTGGCGAAGCCGCCATTGGCGGTGCGTTGGGCGCAGCCGGCGGTAACGTGGTCGGCCGCAGCGTGGGCGGTAGCACCGGCAGCCTGATCGGCTCCGCAGCCGGCGGCGGCGCGGGTGGCGCGTTGGGTAACTACATGGGCAACAAGAGCGATGAGGATGACGATCGTCGCTCTTATCGCGGTCGTGATGACCGTCGTTACTACCGTGATGATCACCGCGGTCGCGGTCATGCCTATGGCCACCGCAAGCATCACAAATACTATCGTCATCGCTGA
- a CDS encoding acyl-CoA thioesterase translates to MNQRTDYPHFQPITTRWHDNDAYGHVNNVTYYSFFDTAVNTYLIEVGGLDIHDGEVVGFVVSSACDYFASIAFPDRIEIGLRVGKLGNSSVQYELAVFKQGEDEACAAGRFVHVFVDRASNLPVAIPAGLRGALERLVV, encoded by the coding sequence ATGAACCAACGCACCGACTACCCGCACTTCCAGCCGATCACCACCCGCTGGCACGACAACGACGCCTACGGCCACGTCAACAACGTCACCTACTACAGCTTTTTCGACACCGCCGTGAACACCTACCTGATCGAAGTCGGCGGGCTGGATATCCATGACGGCGAAGTGGTGGGTTTTGTCGTGAGTTCGGCGTGCGATTACTTTGCGTCCATCGCGTTCCCGGATCGGATCGAGATCGGCCTGCGGGTCGGCAAGTTGGGCAACAGCTCGGTGCAATACGAACTCGCCGTGTTCAAGCAAGGGGAAGATGAAGCCTGTGCCGCCGGGCGTTTTGTGCATGTGTTTGTGGATCGGGCGTCGAATCTGCCGGTGGCGATTCCAGCCGGGTTGCGCGGGGCACTGGAGCGGTTGGTGGTTTGA